In a genomic window of Pontibacter liquoris:
- a CDS encoding queuosine precursor transporter, with amino-acid sequence MASPTSLAHDKKRTQLFLVLSGIFLANALLAELIGVKIFSGEAIFGLPGAQLNLLGYKLDFNLTAGVIIWPVVFITTDIINEYFGKEGVKKVSILTVLLILYAFLVISIVTKLPPAQFWQELNSKDAQGNPFNMNFAYNSVYRQGLGIIVGSVTAFLVSQFLDATVFHWLRRFTGSKKIWLRATGSTVVSQLIDSIVVLFIAFYAFGNWPLSQVISVAAINYIYKFFIAVALTPLLYVAHYVIDKYLGHTEAEELIEEAAIESGDVVPQK; translated from the coding sequence ATGGCATCCCCTACTTCGCTGGCTCACGACAAAAAACGCACGCAGCTGTTTCTGGTGCTCAGTGGCATTTTTCTGGCCAACGCGTTGCTGGCCGAGCTGATCGGCGTAAAGATCTTCTCGGGCGAGGCTATTTTCGGTCTGCCCGGCGCACAGCTTAACCTGCTCGGCTATAAGCTGGACTTTAACCTGACGGCAGGGGTCATTATCTGGCCGGTCGTGTTCATCACCACCGACATCATCAACGAATACTTTGGCAAGGAAGGCGTTAAGAAAGTAAGTATACTCACGGTGTTGCTCATCCTGTATGCCTTCCTGGTGATCAGTATTGTAACCAAACTGCCCCCCGCGCAGTTCTGGCAGGAACTCAACAGCAAGGATGCACAGGGCAATCCCTTTAACATGAATTTTGCCTACAACAGCGTGTACCGCCAGGGGCTGGGCATCATTGTGGGCTCTGTTACCGCTTTCCTGGTATCGCAGTTCCTCGACGCGACCGTTTTCCACTGGCTGCGCCGCTTTACCGGCAGCAAAAAGATCTGGCTCCGCGCCACCGGCTCTACCGTGGTGTCACAGCTCATCGACAGCATTGTGGTGCTGTTCATCGCCTTTTATGCTTTTGGCAACTGGCCCCTTAGCCAGGTCATTTCGGTGGCTGCCATTAACTACATCTACAAGTTCTTTATTGCCGTTGCCCTCACGCCGCTGCTCTATGTGGCACACTATGTTATCGACAAATACCTGGGGCATACAGAGGCCGAAGAACTCATTGAAGAAGCCGCGATCGAAAGCGGCGATGTGGTGCCGCAAAAGTAA
- a CDS encoding RNA polymerase sigma factor: MQVKEKQGQHQLSDREVVERVLTGEKELYEILMRRYNQKLYRVIRGYLKDACEVEDAMQNTYLKAYEKLYQFHGEAQFSTWLVRIGINEALGWLRQNQKAAFLHSIQEDQPDQQLLELPDTKSMNPEINTIHKEMQLLLEQAIDNLPTKYRVVYMLREVEEMSTAEVTACLAISESNLKVRLHRAKTLLKENLYQLSASRDVFTFGSKHCDKLVNQVMARLQQV, from the coding sequence ATGCAGGTAAAAGAAAAACAAGGGCAACACCAGTTATCGGACCGGGAGGTAGTGGAACGGGTATTAACCGGGGAAAAAGAGTTGTATGAGATCCTCATGCGGCGCTATAACCAGAAACTTTACCGGGTGATCAGGGGATACCTGAAAGATGCGTGCGAGGTAGAGGATGCCATGCAGAACACCTACCTCAAAGCATATGAAAAGCTATATCAGTTTCACGGCGAGGCGCAGTTCTCGACCTGGCTGGTCCGCATTGGTATAAACGAGGCGCTGGGCTGGCTGCGCCAAAACCAGAAAGCCGCTTTCCTGCATAGTATACAAGAAGACCAACCAGACCAGCAACTCCTGGAACTACCTGACACCAAAAGTATGAACCCCGAAATCAATACCATTCACAAGGAAATGCAGCTGCTGCTGGAGCAGGCCATCGATAACCTGCCTACCAAATACAGGGTCGTTTATATGCTGCGCGAGGTAGAGGAAATGAGCACGGCGGAAGTGACCGCTTGCCTGGCTATCTCGGAAAGCAATCTGAAAGTAAGGCTGCATCGTGCAAAAACACTGCTCAAAGAAAACCTCTACCAGCTTTCTGCCTCGCGGGATGTGTTTACGTTTGGCTCGAAACATTGCGACAAGCTGGTCAACCAGGTTATGGCCAGGCTGCAGCAAGTATAG
- a CDS encoding heme-binding domain-containing protein: MAKRKAFTATGIIVGILVLLVLMQFIRIDKTNPPVDPAKEFVTIANPPQDVTLILRESCYDCHSNTTKYPWYSNVAPVSWFLKNHIDEGRRELNFSEWGSYTAKKANHKLEEAIELVENGEMPMTSYTLLHAEAKLTKEEKEKLISWLKTYKSTGS, from the coding sequence ATGGCTAAGAGAAAAGCATTCACCGCCACCGGCATTATCGTCGGTATACTTGTCCTTCTGGTTTTGATGCAGTTTATCCGCATTGATAAAACGAACCCGCCTGTAGACCCGGCCAAAGAATTTGTAACCATTGCTAATCCGCCACAGGATGTGACTCTTATCTTGCGGGAGTCCTGCTACGATTGCCACTCCAACACCACCAAGTATCCCTGGTACTCGAATGTAGCTCCGGTTTCATGGTTTCTCAAAAACCATATAGACGAAGGTCGCCGGGAACTGAATTTCTCGGAATGGGGAAGCTATACAGCTAAAAAAGCGAACCACAAGTTGGAGGAAGCCATCGAACTGGTTGAGAATGGCGAAATGCCGATGACGTCTTATACCTTGCTGCACGCCGAAGCTAAGCTTACCAAAGAAGAAAAGGAAAAACTGATCAGCTGGCTGAAAACTTACAAGAGCACCGGTTCTTAA
- a CDS encoding RBBP9/YdeN family alpha/beta hydrolase, which yields MAIQLIMVPGLGNSGPQHWQSLWEAQDTAIRRVGQSDWDTPTCAAWVKKLHEEIQQADAPVVLVAHSLGCLAVVHWARHYQGNVKAAMLVAPPDAERPDFPQEATGFAPIPQQKLPFPTIVVASSNDPYISMQRVQELGRNWGSQLVSVGDARHINASSGLGDWPQGQQLLQELL from the coding sequence ATGGCTATACAACTGATCATGGTACCTGGGCTGGGCAACTCGGGGCCGCAACACTGGCAAAGTCTATGGGAAGCGCAGGATACCGCCATCCGCCGCGTAGGGCAATCGGATTGGGATACGCCCACCTGCGCAGCCTGGGTGAAAAAGCTGCACGAGGAAATACAGCAGGCAGATGCTCCTGTGGTGTTAGTGGCGCACAGCCTGGGTTGCCTGGCGGTGGTGCACTGGGCCCGGCATTACCAGGGAAACGTAAAGGCCGCCATGCTGGTAGCGCCGCCGGATGCAGAACGCCCGGATTTTCCGCAGGAAGCAACCGGTTTCGCCCCTATTCCCCAACAAAAGCTCCCCTTTCCAACTATAGTAGTAGCCAGCAGCAACGACCCCTACATATCCATGCAACGGGTACAGGAACTGGGCCGGAACTGGGGCAGCCAGTTGGTAAGCGTGGGAGATGCCAGGCATATCAACGCCAGTTCGGGCCTAGGCGACTGGCCGCAGGGGCAGCAGCTATTGCAGGAGCTACTGTAG